ttattttaaattttgatattttaatgatgtctctatttttataataacattAGTGAGTTCACATTGATGACACTactaatttttgttattaaaataaaaatatatattttaaatgttcttaatcgtaaatttaaatttattctttattaaatGTAATCAATGTGATTTCTACAAAAACCTAAGTGCgtgattgattaatttaacaGTAGCAACTAGCTGAATTTGCTAATAACAActacaaaatcattaaaaggTAACTTAAGTTGTCCCATATCAACATTAATGGAGTTAGTATGTGATACATTAAGTAAAtcatgacaaaaaaaaaagtgaatgtTGTCCAAAAAAAAATGTTCACCTTATGACTTGGCTATTATAGATCATAATTTGAACTCAAAAACTTGAGTCTTTATTGAGAAGATAATTGTTGGATTATAAATTTGATAGAGCTTTTTAAGGGTTGTGATGATTGCAATCAGCAATTGAATcgataattgaaatatatttacataaGTTCAAACATAGAAagatattttaaatcaaaacaaatttaaagacAACCTACACATGCTTGGGAGGAAGAAACTTGACTTTGAGTATTGGCAATGGAATATTAAGTTTTGAGTGAATTTAGACATAGTAATATTCTCTTCCAATGAATATTGTTTGTCAAAGCTGTAAAGATTAGAGTAGACCTTGAAAATCAAGTACAACTTTGGATGATTAAGGATGATGAAAGTTGTAATGGTTTATAGTTATTGTAAAGAGAAAGTTATAGAGAAAATTTAAGAATGTTTAAGTTACAATGAAAGGGGATTACAAAATAAGTAGGAGTGAACATACTGAAAGTAATAAGTAGTGGAAACGAGGGAAATTATGTAAACACGTTAGTGAATAATGGGGGGAGAGAGAGAAGATACAAAGATGGTGGACATGGTGGAGATTACTCGGAAGTTACACTCACCAAACATTTTGATAACTAGAGAGCTACTTGCACGGCATTGTTTGTTCAACCAAAAGGGTAAGCATTTgtgtgtttcaaaaaaaatgtgaAGAAGCGGACTCCTTAACAATGTTTGAATTTGGATCTAGAAGTTATGCTCTTCAAGATATCCTTACTATTGAACAATAATAATCTTATCAACTTTCCAAGGTTATCTCTACAATCTTAAAGCGCTGATTTTTGGTgcaaaaacactaattaataactaaaaatgataagttaatgacatgtcataaaaaatttataactaaatttattttatttttaaaattataattaacaatggcatataaaagttatgacaaaatggtaaaagaaaattctttagttcctctcaatttcaatattgaataaattggttcctttaaaaaaatcaaaacaatttaatccttatcaaTTTGAAAGTTAGCAACTAAGAACAATTAATTACAGCATAGATGTTTGTCGTCAATTGTACACATTTtaatggtataataacaaatttagccctaaaaGTTTActcattctatcaatttgatattgatttaacaaatttagcgaGCAACATTTATACATGAGGTCAACGTTGACGTAGAATATATAAACACCAAgggataaatttattattataccaatcgcaattatatacaattgagagaaaatattaatgtcatgattaattgtcctcaaattttcaattttaaaattgatggaaattaaattgctctaattttttaatagatcAATTTACTCGATATCAAAATTGAGACATCAAGTGTTTTTACctaacaaaatattaacttgCAATATTTAGCACATGCAAAAACGATGACTACAATCATCTATTGGGCATGATAAGAGGGAAAATCAATATAACTCGAGCATTGCTATTGTTTCCTCTGAGGCTGACACGATACAAACTCTTAACTTCCACAAATTATATACATACgggttaaattaatatttaggaCCTACACTTGACAACTTTTTCTACATTAGGGCTTGAACTTTTTTATGATCTAAGTTAGACCCTAAACTTGATAATTGTTCCTACATTAAGGCTTGAACTAGGCAATTGTTCTCACATTAGGcgtgaactttttttttatccacTCTGAACTTGGCATTTGTTCCAATATTGGGGGAAAAACTTGGCAATTGTTCTCAAGTTGGAGTCTAAACTCTAGGTCTTTCAAggactaacttggacaaaaaaatttcaagcccCAATATAGgaataattgtcaagttcaaggcctaacttaaataaaaaaaagtttaatccCCAATGTGAAAACAATTATCAAGTTAAGGGCCTTTAAACAAAAAAAGCTCAGACCCTAATATGggaaaatttgtcaaatttcgACCCTAAAAAGTGATTTAACcctatacatgtatatacacattaccattgaaatgaaaaatatgacatacattttaaaaaggatattgAACTCTTATTAGATGAAATCAAAGGTTGCAATTCATAAGGGCCAAAGCAAGACATAAGATAAGCATGTCTAGGTTAAGTGAGAGGTCAGTGATGCATATCTTTATTGTGACAATGATGGTTATTATAATGACATCGATGATCACCATAATAGCAACTGATGAATCATCGCCATTGTCACCATCTTCATCAGCAACATCTATTTCCTTCAATGAGATCAAAAACAAGGAGTTGCAAGGGAAAGCAGGTGTAGAGGAATATGAAAAACCTAATTATTTTGTTGAGGATTATGGTGTTTGGAACCCTACACCTAGATCAGGTGGTGCATATGCATCTCCAGTTCCCCATGCTGCTTAATTTTCAGGTTTCTGCATCATATTTCTCCTTCATATATACAGATGTATTATTGTAATTCTTTATACGTCTACTGTCTTCCACAAATTGCATAATAATCAATGTCGTATATGTGATAAAAGGTTTTTTCTATGTGTATGCAACGTTTAATATGGATTGCCTTACCTTTATCTTGAATATATACGCACTTAAATGTTGGAATTTGTGTTGATAGAACTTGAATCACAagttcaaacttttcaaaaatgttTGGAGCCCCAAATTCATAATTGTTTCTGCAttaggatttgaatttttttttgttttgtttaagtCAATCTTTGAATTTGGCAATTGTTCTTACAATAGGGCATTAATTAGACAATTATTCCTGCATTAGGACTCAACGCAGGAACGTAGGAACAACTGCTAAATTCATAGGCTAATTTAGGTAAAACAATAGTTTAAATCTTAATGTAGGAACAATTACTAAGTTCAAATCTCAAATAATGCATTAACACTTAAGTTTTTCACATCATTGaatgctattttttttaatacatatgtCCAATATagatatcaaataataataaaatagtatatttatattattactttactGATTGAATTGGTGTCACATTGTGATTTTCATAAAATCTATTAGATAATAAGAAATTATGAATGGATGAAAGAgttctaaaattaaaacaaaagaaaataatttcctcttaaatttgtaatgggttaaattattttttggacttaaacttgacaattattcTTATATTGAGGTCTGAATTTATTTTTGCTCTTAAGTTAGACTCTAAACTTGCCAATTGCTCCTACATTGGGGCTTGAACTATTTTTTTGGTATAAGTTAGGCCTTGAAATTAGCAACTGTTATCATATTGGAGCCTAATTTTTTCCAAGTTAGTCCTTGATATTcccttaaaaccctaaagttTAGGCCTCAATGAAGGAATAATTGCCAAGTTCAGACCTCAATGTGAGAACAATTGCTAAGTTCAGGTCCCAATATAAGAACAATTACCAAGTTCAAAtattaacttggacaaaaaaggAGTTCAAGCTCTAATGTGAGAACAATTATCGTATTCAATggctaatttgaaaaaaaaaattcaagcccCAATTAAGAATTGTTGTCAAATTCAGTcctaaataatgatttaacccattcataatttagtccttcaatAAAAGTTGTAATCCACAGAAAATAGAAGTGTAATGGTCCTCAATAAGTCCAAAACTAGCTTTGGCCCAATCCATCGTTAGACCTAACTATACAGCCTGCTGGGGTATGTGCAGAGCAGAGATGGTGGCACATATGACAGGGATCTGCTTTAAATTAGCTAAGGTAGGTTATGATGTGGGTGGTCGGCACAAAGATGAAACCTTTTGGCCCGATATTGACCAACAACAACAACTTTTGTCGTTTTACTAGCACGTTCAAAACGATGGAATCAAGAGGACTATAATTAATGTAAAGATGGACATAAACGTTGTGCCATGAAAAGCAAAGCACATATAACATCGAATTGATATAAGAAAcggtaaattatattaatggtcacttaattattattatttttttagtcactaaattatgaaaaattataaaatggttatttaattttttaattttatctttttagtcATTAACAGGCTACCGGTGGTAGTTTTTAACCCTCAATATCAACACATtgtgaaatttgatattttacttttgttttgtgATATTgaggattaattttaaaagaatgagaaaagataaaaattattatagtgGATTTTGGGTGTTTCCagtttttggaaattttcaatcaaatataattgattttttagctttttaggtaAAAGGTcaccaaaaaaagtaaaattgcaaaaagaccaaattacaagataaatttaacaaagtaaatttaacagtgttaatagttggacctaaattttcaaatatgaaaagcaAAAcgattaaattcctaaaaataaaagcacattgactaaattccaaatttgtgAGGCGTATAAAGacttatagcatattttaacctatatattcataggttaatcataaaagtttCGTTTAATTCATCTATTAAAAGATTTCAAGTTgattaatattaataacaaaaacaagGTAAAAGCATCATAAAGGTACTTATACTAAgagttaaattgcattttaccgtttttactaaaaaaaatgacaaattagTTTCTAtaagttagataaaaaaatggtcatttgttaaaactctatccatttttttgttaaaagttgGTTCCTATACGTAAGCATAAGGCACACATGGCACGCTACGTGTAATTGTTTAGTTATTGAGTCAGCCAGGCCAATTCTTAGTTGTAGAAATTAATAAAGAGACAAATGTAATATAACTTCTAATACAGCGACTTCTAATCCATTTTTTTAGTCTTTAGGGGGTATGCTTGTACCCACCATGACCCTGCAATTTGGTTCAAGACAAAAAACCAGACCATCCCTTTTTGTATACCCCTCCTTTCTTTATCTTGATCACAATCATGGTCACCTTTCCTCTTCTTTTGTTGTACCCTCTTACAAAGGTTAGTCTCTCCCGACCAAAAGGGCTTTTGATTGATTGTTCCTTTGATTGTCCTGTTGGCACTTCAACAGTTTTTCAGACAATGATAAATCATCAACTAAGATtaagcaaaaacaaaacaaaaggaGAATTTTTTTCATTGATATTTACAAAGTAGTGAGAAGAatacaaaatgaaaaacatCAAAGCAAGGAAAATTACAAGCAAAAATAAGAACTTGAAGTTCCTTTTAAAAAGGCCTAGATCTCTTAGTTACAACGGTAGGAGGAGGATTGATTTGTGGGACTGTAAAAGCATCATTTGTCCATCTCTTGTTACCTTTCATGGTTGTTTCTTTTAACCCAATTGGTCCTTCCATTTGAGGAAGATGATAAAGAGATTGTGAAGGATCAGAAAATGGCAACATTCCATCATCATTCTATCAAAAAGAACGAAAGAAAAATAGTAAAGTAACCCAAGTCATAAACTATCAATAAGTTACGTTTCGAtaacttaatttcaaaaagttacaaaataattattaaattattcaaaatatttcagCTAAATCATGCTGAATTGTTAAAATTGCTACTATATAACCTTTTCTATTTCACCACTTGTATCAATCGGAAGCTCcccttccttttttcttttacaatttgtttttttataaaataattttcaacgTAATGactttatgaattaaaatataaacaactttcttctttaATCTCGACATTGCTATCAGATCAACTTAAATTTAAGATATATTCTTTTACTCATCGATAAATGTTAATTTACCGGACAAATCGTTAAATCATCGCTTGTAGCTTGTTAGTCAAATTATTGACAACCCAGTAacataaaattctttttttaattttttaataattattttataacttttaaaattaaatcaccaaaaatttaactgaataaaaattaatcactttGTGGTGTAGTTTACACCAAAGAAAATAAACCCATTGTTCAGatcccaataaaaataaatcaatcaaaaagATCAAACGGTGGAGAATGAATGCAAACCTTACAGAAACCAATGGGAGATAGAGATGGAGATGAATCAAGTAAATCTTCAACATGCCAACCAGGGAGCATCTCAATTAAGTACTCAGATATACTACTTGTTGAACCATCAACTTCATTTGACGATGGATTGAAATCTGGTGGTGAAATGGAGGAGATGGGGTTGTTAACTTTGAATTCAGGGACTGAATCACCACCgttggatgatgatgatgttgtatTATAAGTAGCTGATCTTGATGAAAGTTTAACACCTGTAAGAAGGAACCTGTTATGTCTTTGTGTATGTTCATTAGCTGAGTGAATAGGGACATCGCAATCCCTACATAAGATCGCCCTGTCTTGTTGACAAAACAAGAAAGCTCGTTTCTcctaaaaaaaaacccaacaataGAAACATTAAATTCTAACACGAAATTTTCAAGACAGTGatgaaattgtttaaaaatcaCCTGACAGATATCACAAAGAGGGACTTGTTTAGAAGAAGAACAAGGATGGAGAAGGGTAAAACGTTGGTGTTTAGAAGCAAGCTTGTTGGCATGGTGGACACGATGGTCACAGGCGTCACAAAGGGCGGCTTCGTCGGCGGTGCAGAAGACAGTGGCCTCCTCTTTGTAACACACGTCGCACTGAATCTTCATTTTTTTGGGGTGCTGATACAAGAGGGGGTTATAAGGTTACATATTCAGAGAGTACTTAAAAATGGGGTGACTTTGATATAGTTggtttggggggggggggtatTTGGGAATTGGGGTTCGATGTTCGGATTGAGAGAGACACGGAAATATGGGTAGGTTTGCCTTCATCTTGAATGGTGATtttcgttttgtttttttaatttttgggttaattgCATTAAAGGTCTCcgaaactcaaattttaaaggGTAACTATACCTAAGGTCACTAGACGATTAGTAAGTTTATTTTTTGGTCATcgaacttcaaaaagttacacaatggtcattaaattatttgaaagttttcatataagtcattgaactatttgtttttaataaaatgtccAACTAGTGAGCTCCAAACGACAATTCAATGATCGATATGGTGGATTAGTACTTATcgacgagtagaagaacataccttagatccaatgCGATTTGACAGTTAGTGTCAGAGATTAGGAGAAAAAAACTATTAGGATTTTAGTTCGTAAATTCGTGGCATTtaaagttatttcatgaaaaaaaactgaactgtaaaaaaaaaagatgaatgaGAGCTTTTGATTAATGCAAGCGGTATGAACAGAGAATACCatacaacaacgattttaacAGCCTAGAGACTTAATGAAAACTTACAAGTAGTTCATTGACCATGTTTTAACGTTTTAAAGTTCAATAACTAAAACGTTAACTTACTGATAGTTTAGTGATCTTGGGtgtaatttatgcaattttaaatttgtctCTAAACTTCAAACGTTTTAATTGAATCATCAAAAGATTAGTATCAATTTGGTTCTTCCGTCAGTCTAGTCGTtaatttaggagttaaatgcAATATTGTTGGAACTAGACTAGATTGGCCAGTTGCACTAAGAACCGATTGGTTAGATTGGTCTAGACAAAGAGATTACACTTACCTTCGAACAACTTGCTAagaacctttaaaaaaaaaattggaacaaaaaattgatagttgaactagtttataattttttttttttaaaaatttttatttgtttatttgattatgGTTAGGTTGACGGTCAAACCGGTTAAACCAATAATTTGTGGCATTATAAGTTCAACCCATGCTAATTTAGAACTAACATGGAGCACATCTAAAATgcatggattaaattgtaaacacttgtatacttattatatatacatcttggaataaatgtgttaaaaagAACTAACAATGTCAACAAACT
This genomic stretch from Gossypium raimondii isolate GPD5lz chromosome 6, ASM2569854v1, whole genome shotgun sequence harbors:
- the LOC105771644 gene encoding B-box zinc finger protein 21 isoform X1 is translated as MKIQCDVCYKEEATVFCTADEAALCDACDHRVHHANKLASKHQRFTLLHPCSSSKQVPLCDICQEKRAFLFCQQDRAILCRDCDVPIHSANEHTQRHNRFLLTGVKLSSRSATYNTTSSSSNGGDSVPEFKVNNPISSISPPDFNPSSNEVDGSTSSISEYLIEMLPGWHVEDLLDSSPSLSPIGFCKNDDGMLPFSDPSQSLYHLPQMEGPIGLKETTMKGNKRWTNDAFTVPQINPPPTVVTKRSRPF
- the LOC105771644 gene encoding B-box zinc finger protein 21 isoform X2, producing MKIQCDVCYKEEATVFCTADEAALCDACDHRVHHANKLASKHQRFTLLHPCSSSKQVPLCDICQEKRAFLFCQQDRAILCRDCDVPIHSANEHTQRHNRFLLTDFNPSSNEVDGSTSSISEYLIEMLPGWHVEDLLDSSPSLSPIGFCKNDDGMLPFSDPSQSLYHLPQMEGPIGLKETTMKGNKRWTNDAFTVPQINPPPTVVTKRSRPF